The Fuerstiella sp. genome has a segment encoding these proteins:
- a CDS encoding undecaprenyl-diphosphate phosphatase, with protein MMEYFHAAILGIVQGIAEFLPVSSSGHLVIVDELLKHYSGTTIPTESVTMSVSLHFGTLLSILVVYRSELSGIVKNKHLMGLIVLATIPVGMAGIFLHDRVDSLFNTPLPAGGALIVTAVLLVAGRQLQRQQQQTRQLSVSTAGIVGLFQAIAIVPGISRSGSTIAAGLACGLNREQAARFSFLIAVPAVAGAAFVKAKSLATGETSVEANLLPVALGTLLAFLVGIATLSWLLTIVTADRLHWFAGYCALAGITTILWQLSLTSSDGHESASHPVRNHVAQKALHSVRQSDRTLLFP; from the coding sequence ATGATGGAATACTTTCATGCAGCGATACTGGGGATCGTGCAGGGCATTGCGGAATTCCTCCCTGTCAGCTCTTCCGGACATCTTGTGATCGTGGATGAACTGCTCAAACACTATAGTGGGACGACAATTCCAACAGAATCAGTGACGATGTCCGTCTCGCTGCACTTTGGCACACTACTTTCAATTTTGGTTGTTTATCGCAGCGAATTGTCAGGAATTGTAAAGAACAAGCACCTGATGGGGCTCATTGTACTGGCAACGATTCCAGTTGGCATGGCGGGCATATTTCTGCATGATCGGGTTGATTCACTGTTTAACACACCGTTACCGGCAGGTGGAGCATTGATTGTAACGGCCGTCCTGCTTGTGGCAGGACGACAACTTCAACGTCAGCAGCAGCAAACAAGACAACTCAGCGTTTCAACAGCCGGGATTGTCGGCCTGTTTCAGGCAATTGCTATCGTTCCAGGTATTTCACGATCCGGCAGTACGATTGCCGCCGGACTGGCCTGCGGACTGAATCGCGAACAGGCAGCAAGGTTTTCATTTCTGATCGCGGTCCCCGCTGTCGCCGGCGCAGCCTTCGTTAAAGCCAAAAGCCTGGCTACCGGAGAAACCTCCGTCGAAGCGAATCTGCTTCCAGTGGCTCTGGGAACTCTGCTGGCATTCCTGGTCGGAATAGCAACACTGTCCTGGCTGTTGACAATTGTGACGGCTGATCGTCTGCACTGGTTCGCCGGCTACTGTGCGCTGGCCGGAATAACCACGATCCTGTGGCAGCTGTCGCTTACGTCATCAGATGGACATGAATCTGCGTCCCATCCCGTACGAAACCACGTTGCACAAAAAGCATTGCATTCTGTCAGACAGTCAGACCGGACGTTGCTGTTCCCCTGA